The proteins below are encoded in one region of Triticum aestivum cultivar Chinese Spring chromosome 1B, IWGSC CS RefSeq v2.1, whole genome shotgun sequence:
- the LOC123096388 gene encoding peroxidase 2-like encodes MAAVAAKPHVLVACAVLLLAVGCQASPFWPLEIGYYHDKCPQAEAVVKGVMEKAISQNPGNGAAMIRMLFHDCFVEGCDASVLLDPTPFSPTPEKLSPPNDPTLRGFELIDAIKDALEAACPGVVSCADIVAFAARDASCILSRGKVNFQMPSGRRDGTFSNASEPLKFLVPPTSNLSDLVASFVIKGLNTEDLVVLSGAHTIGRSHCSSFVSDRLNTPSDINGGLAAFLRGQCPADATPGGNDPTVMQDVVTPNKLDRQYYKNVLSHTVLFTSDAALMTSAETARMVVENAKIPGWWEDKFEKAMVKMAGIEVKTGYQGQIRKNCRAINHY; translated from the exons ATGGCGGCTGTTGCTGCAAAGCCACACGTTTTGGTGGCCTGTGCGGTGCTGCTCCTCGCTGTGGGATGCCAGGCCAGCCCTTTCTGGCCACTCGAGATCGGCTACTACCACGACAAGTGCCCCCAGGCGGAGGCCGTCGTCAAGGGCGTCATGGAGAAGGCCATCTCCCAGAACCCCGGCAATGGCGCCGCCATGATCCGCATGCTCTTTCACGACTGTTTCGTCGAG GGTTGTGATGCTTCCGTCCTCCTGGACCCGACCCCGTTCAGCCCGACGCCGGAGAAACTCAGCCCGCCGAACGACCCTACCCTGCGCGGCTTCGAGCTGATTGACGCCATCAAAGACGCCCTCGAGGCGGCCTGCCCGGGCGTCGTCTCCTGTGCAGACATCGTCGCCTTCGCGGCCCGTGACGCGTCCTGCATCCTCAGCAGGGGCAAGGTAAACTTCCAGATGCCGTCCGGCCGCCGCGACGGCACCTTCTCAAACGCCTCGGAGCCGCTCAAGTTCCTGGTCCCGCCGACGTCCAACCTCAGCGACCTCGTCGCTAGCTTCGTCATCAAGGGCCTCAACACAGAGGATCTGGTTGTCCTCTCGGGCGCGCACACCATCGGGCGTTCCCACTGCTCGTCCTTCGTTTCCGACCGCCTGAACACCCCATCGGACATCAATGGTGGCCTCGCCGCGTTCCTGCGGGGGCAGTGCCCGGCCGACGCTACACCGGGCGGCAACGACCCTACGGTGATGCAGGACGTGGTGACGCCCAACAAGCTGGACAGGCAGTACTACAAGAACGTGCTGTCACACACGGTGCTCTTCACCTCTGACGCAGCGCTCATGACGTCGGCGGAGACGGCGAGAATGGTGGTGGAGAACGCCAAAATCCCCGGGTGGTGGGAGGACAAGTTCGAGAAGGCCATGGTGAAGATGGCCGGCATCGAGGTCAAGACCGGCTACCAGGGCCAGATCAGGAAGAACTGCCGCGCAATCAACCACTACTAA